From Bacillus pumilus, one genomic window encodes:
- a CDS encoding DegV family protein — protein MKQIKIVTDSTVDLPQEKINDLSIHVIPLNISISGVDYIDRVNIQPDEFIEKMEAAEELPKTSQPAIGQFVELYEKLTADGSEVISIHLTGGMSGTVQTAESASKMVDGNITVIDSNFISYGLGFQVSKAAELAKNGASREDIIKEMDKIRLKTKLFVTIDTLENLVKGGRIGRGKALIGSLLHIKPIASLTDGVYTPEANVRSYSALVRYLTKQYVQAVKGKTVQAIGIAHADALELAEKLKSALLDHTPEALVDIAYTTPIISCHTGKGAIGFTFYTD, from the coding sequence GTGAAACAAATTAAAATTGTAACAGATTCAACTGTGGACCTTCCGCAAGAAAAAATCAATGATCTATCCATTCACGTGATTCCGCTCAATATCTCCATTTCTGGGGTTGATTATATTGACCGAGTGAATATACAGCCAGATGAATTTATTGAAAAAATGGAGGCCGCTGAGGAATTGCCGAAAACGTCTCAACCTGCGATCGGTCAATTCGTCGAATTATATGAAAAGCTCACAGCAGATGGAAGCGAAGTCATTAGTATCCATTTAACGGGTGGGATGAGTGGTACTGTTCAAACTGCTGAAAGCGCTTCGAAAATGGTAGACGGAAACATCACGGTGATTGATTCAAATTTTATTTCCTATGGGTTAGGTTTTCAAGTCAGCAAAGCAGCAGAGCTTGCAAAAAATGGTGCAAGCCGTGAAGACATCATCAAAGAAATGGATAAAATCCGTCTTAAAACAAAGCTATTTGTCACAATCGATACATTAGAAAATCTCGTGAAAGGTGGAAGAATTGGAAGAGGAAAGGCGCTGATCGGCTCACTTCTTCATATCAAACCAATTGCCAGCTTAACGGATGGGGTATACACGCCGGAAGCGAATGTGAGAAGCTATTCTGCTCTTGTCCGCTATTTGACCAAACAGTATGTACAGGCCGTGAAAGGAAAAACAGTTCAAGCCATTGGGATAGCGCATGCAGATGCATTAGAACTCGCTGAAAAGCTCAAATCAGCGCTGCTTGATCACACACCTGAAGCACTTGTTGACATCGCCTACACAACACCGATTATTTCGTGTCACACTGGAAAAGGCGCAATAGGCTTTACTTTTTATACCGATTGA